The following is a genomic window from Pseudomonadota bacterium.
TATGGTAACAGGTGTATTCTGAATGGAACGTTGGTCGGAGGAGGGAACCGAAATGAAATGTATCAATATCCATCATGTGGGCATGTGGGTAGATAACATCGATGAAGTAATCTCTTTTTTCACTGATATAATGGGATTTCGTTTGCTGACGCGCGGGCCGCGTGGCAGTATCGGACCGGGGGAGCGAGCCCTCATTCATGCCGGCGATCAGCAGGTGCTGGAACTGCTGACGGAACCGAATGTCTTGCCACGTCCCGATTTCCCTGTTCACCCGATAGGCCATGTGGTGGGGATTCCCCATATATGCTTGAGGGTAACGGACGTACCGGCTTGGCGACAGAAGCTTCAAGCGCACGGATATGCTGTTTCGGAACAATTTCCCGAAGCAGGTTTTGCGCATACCGAGTCGGGTTTGCTCCGGTTAATCTTTTTTGTCGGCCCAAGAGGAATAGGGTTTGAATTATTCGAATTTGAGGAGGAATATCCCCTGCCCTGCTGAAAGAAAATGTATTCCACAAAAAAAGCTTTTACCGCTTCACAGTCAGCCGATTATGTTGTATTATATATGGCTTTGGCTGCAAGTCCGGCATAAATACAATCAGGAGTAAAAAATGGTAAAACCGGCGTTAAGAGTAGAAAAAATTCCACCTTACTTATTTGCAAGAATCGATAAAAAGAAGGCAGAGGCGCGAAGCAAAGGCATCGACCTCATAGATTTTGGCATTGGCGATCCCGATATCCCTACCCCGAAAAACATCATTGAAAAAATGAAACAGGCCGTTGAAGACCCGAAGAATCACCGCTATCCAAGCTATGAAGGGATGCTTGAGTTCAGACAGGCAGTTGCAGACTGGTACAAGAAAAGATTCGATGTGAATCTCGACGCGAAAGATGAGGTCTTAACCCTGATCGGCTCAAAAGAAGGAATTGCCCATATGCCGTGGGCTTATATTGAAAGCGGGGACATAGCCCTTATTCCATCTCCGGGATATCCTGTATATAAGATTATGACACTGCTTACGGGCGGTATCCCCTACATCATGCCTCTCAGGGAGGAGAATGGCTTTTTGCCCGTATTTGATGAGATTCCGGAAGATATTCTGCATAAAGCAAAAATCATGTTCATAAATTACCCGAACAACCCTACAGGCGCACACGCCGGTGATGACTTCTACAAAAAGGTCATTAAGATTGCAAGAAAGTACGATATTCTTATCTGTCATGATGCGGCATACAGTGAAATTGCTTACGACGGATATAAACCAAGAAGTATCCTTGAGTTTGATAAAGACAAACAATTCTCTGTCGAATTCCACTCCTTATCAAAGACTTACTGTATGACAGGCTGGAGAATCGGTTTTGCGGTGGGCAATAAGGATGCCATATTCAACCTCGGAAAATTAAAAACTAATATTGATTCCGGTGTGTTCCAGGCTATTCAGTATGCAGGCATTGAAGCTCTGACCGGCAGTCAGGATTCTGTTGAAGAAATCAAGAAAACGTTTCAGCGCCGGAGGGATCTGGTTGTGGATGGTCTGAAGTCGGTTGGCATCAATGTAGCAAAACCGCTTGCAACATTCTATATATGGGCAAAAGTTCCCGAAGGTTATACATCGGCTGATTTCTGTGAAAAACTCATCGGGGAGACGGGAATAGTGGTAACGCCGGGCAGCGGATTTGGCGATGAAGGTGAAGGTTATTTCAGGATTTCCATAACGATAAATGAGGAACGGATAAAGGAAGCAGTGAAGAGGCTGAAAGCCCTGAAATTCTGATCTATTTCCCCCCTACAACTATTTCCGGTATTCTCAGGGTAGGCTGTGCATCTGAAACGGGAACGCCCTGCCCGTCTTTACCACAGGTTCCAATACCGAAACCCAGGTCGTTTCCTACCATATCAATCCCCTGCAGAACTTTAAGGCCGTTGCCCATCAATGTTGCGTTTTTAATCATAGGGCCTATGCTGCCTTTTTCAATAATATAGCCTTCCTGAATCTCAAAAACAAAATCACCCCTTACCGTATCTACCTGACCTCCACCCATTTTTACAACATATACGCCGTCATCCACAGAAGCAATAATCTGTGCAGGGTCATCGCTACCCGGTGAAATCATGGTGTTGCTCATCCTTGGTATGGGCTTATACCGGAAAGACTCTCTGCGTCCGTTGCCGGTTGAGCGTGTTTTGTACTTTAAGGCGTGGAATCTGTCAAACATGTAATTCTTCAGAATCCCGTTTTCAACAAGGACGGTTTTTTCTGACGGTGTGCCTTCGTCATCACAGGCATATGTTCCACGCATATTCGGTACGGTTGCATCATCCACAACATGAATGAGAGGAGAGGCAATTTTTTTGTTCAGCATCCCTTTATAGCAGGATAGCCCTTCCATTGCAAGGTCTGCTTCAAGTCCGTGACCGATAGCCTCGTGAATCATCGTTCCGCCTGCTTCAGATGCAAGCACAACGGTTTTCATGCCCATTGGCGCCTCTCTTGCTTCGAGTAGCCCCGTAAGTCTTTTTGCGGTTTTTGTGACAATCTCTTCAATCCTTGCTTCCGTAAAGAATTCAAAACCGTAAAAACCTCCTATGGCATCATACGAGGTTTGCATCTCGCCCTTATCTTCGGCCACAAGAAATATATTGAACACAACCTGATGTCTTTCGTCATTGATACACTCATTCTCGCTGTTGTGGATTGTAACCCGCTGTTTTGTATCCCTATAGACTATCCTTACCTGCTTTATTCTCTTTTCCAGTCCTCTGGCAAGCAATTCTGCATGCTGAACCATATTTAGTTTTTGTTGTATTTCTACATCCTGTGGATCAACGCTCAAAGAAAAGGGATAATGGGTCAGAATTGGATTGGCCTCTTTCAGATCCACTGATGTCTTCTCTTTTGTAAACCTGTTAAGCTCTTTTGCCAGTGCAATAAGATTGTCCGTTTCAAAAGAGTTGGTAGAGGCAAAAAACGACTTCCAGGGGGTTATCACCCTGAGCCCCACACCTTTATCCATCCCCTTCTCTATCTTTTCAAACCTGGAAGACTCGCGCTGTATGTGGGTATAAGCCCTTTCTTCAGTGAAGATATCCCCGTACAGACCATTTCCCTCCATGAGAGATTGCAAAACCCTGTTGTTGTCAAACATCGTTCACCTCGTAGAATACAATGCCATAATGCGCCATATCCTCTATGATCATTCGTAAATCATCTTCAAAATAATGTGTATAGGATATCTCTATCAATCCTCTGTTGCCATCAAGGACTGAGAAAATGCCAAGGTCCTCATATGATTCCAGGATCGATTTAAAAAAACTGATACCGTCTCTGTTGATAATGAATCTCTTTGTTCTCTCCACAATTACCTGTTTCCCAGCATCTCAATAAAGGCTTCTATTCTCAATTTTGTCCTTGTATCAAGCCTCCTCGGGAGATCACCTTCTACGGTAATAACCGGAATATCGAGCATGTCCCTTAAAATCACATCTTCCATAATCCTGTAACAGAAGGCCTGCACATAATGTATCAGGCCTTTAAGATTACGCCTTTTTATCTCCCCTTGAATATCGGCAATCCTGTAAAATATCCCATAAGGATAGGTATAATTCAGATATCTCTTCACAATGTTTTTTGAAGAGTATGGAAGGGCAAACTGTCTCTGCGTCTCATTATAGACCACATGTGCCCCGTTAGATTCACAAAACTCATAGAGGTCAAGCAATATGGGCGGCACCCCGATATACCCGATGTTAATGCCCTTTATCTCTTTCCGTTTTTGAGCATCTTTAATGAATTCTTCTGCCATAATATTATATTTTTTATAGTCACCAAGCATATCCGATGCCCTAACCAGCCAAAGGTGATTTTCCTGGCCTGTAACAACCTTATCATGCCATGTCATCCTGTCTATCAACGCAAGGTTTGACCTGACCCCTTCAATCTCTTTATCGACAACGGTGAATACCTCTATATCAGCAGAAAATTCCTTTGTCAGTTTTTCAATTTCCCTTTTCAAAATTTTTCTATCCCGGTCATATGGATAGGCAAAGGGAATCACCTTTATGCCCTTATATCTTAATATCTCGGAGAGGGCCAGGGTGTTGCTGCAATCACCTTCAATAACTGCTATAACGGTATCGACATGTTCTTCCATAACAACACCGTAGATGCCTTTTACCCAATTGCACATACTTTTAGGGAACCCGTCTTTCTCTGCTCTTTCGATATAGTGCATGGGATTAGAGTCTGTTATAAAAACATTATTGAGATCGCATGGCGTGTTCCCTGATGCAAAAATAATTTCTACAGGTATAGTTGTTGTAAACCCGATTGTTTTTTGTTTATCCATGATCTGTTGCACCTTCAAGGGAGATTAACAGGTTTTCAACGGGGGTTGTTTTTTTCGGTCACCCCTTACGAAAATGCTGACAATATAAAGTATAACAACTGAAGATAATAATACTATTGACATTTTAAACCCATTGTAACCTGAAAAACATATTTTTGTAAAATCTGCTGTTTTTAAGCTATGCAGAAATACAATGAATATCGCTGTTGACCAGAAGCGTAAAATTCTTGATACCTCATTTCGGCTGATTCGTTTTTTTGAGAAACCTGAAAATACATTCCTAAGGTACATAGTAAAATAAGAATCCGGAAAAACCTGCGGCACATCAAGCAGGTATTCTATATATGGTTCGTTATGGGCGCCAGCAAGGTATTTTTCTTCTTTCCTCAATGTTGACCCATAGACCCAGAAAAAAAGGAAGGGATATATCAATAACAGATACGGGTTTCCTGTGAGAAGGCAAAAGCTTACGTCAATGAGATAGTTTGCCATATAATAAGGGTGTCTTACTATTCCATAAATGCCATTGTTACACATGACAACATTTCTAATCAGTTGCCCTTTTGTTAAGTAATGCACAAAGCAGCCAAGGGTAAGTAAACAGAATGAAACGATAATTTCGTTGGTGCTTACATTGTATACAAGTACAGACAAATAGCACAACAACCTGATAAAATTTCTTAGATTGCTCCTGGTTATCAAAGGTTATAGCTCCTTATCATATTGTCAATGTGCGGAGTGTTCAGGTTTTCCTCTGAAATAATTAATAATTATAAGATTTTTCATCTGGAAATCGAAAATGAAATTAAAATATTTACAATGTTTTGTCAATCGTTTTTGAGTCAGTCTTTTCAGTTGATCAGGTTTTTTGCTTGACACCTAAAGCATGTTGTTACTATAGTTCTCCCTGAACACACGTGAAAAAAGATATCTTACATCCAAATTTCCCGGCAAGAAAGTGGTTACGCCAGGACTGGCAATATCTTGGCATTCTTGTATTAACCGGTATGATTCTTTTGTTTACAGGGTTATCTGTCAGGTCTTTGTGGGGTTCAGAAGGACGCTGGGCAGAAATTGCAAGAGAGATGCTCATCTCTGGAAATTATTTTCTCCCGACAATAAATGGGCAGACCTATTTCGATAAACCCCTTTTGAGTTACTGGGCAATCATTCCCTTCGCTATAAATGGCGTTGTCACTGAGGTTGCAGCGCGTATGCCCGGTGTCCTGGCCGGCATGGGTACAGTGATTATTACATTCGTAATCGGGCGTCGCCTCTTCGGGAGTAAAACCGGTTTTATTTCATCCTTTCTGTTGCTTACTTCCGTCATGTTCGTCCTGTGGTCACGTACCGCATCAGCCGAAATGATCAATGTTTTTGCGATATGGTTATCTTTCTGGCTTTTTACCTCAGGTGCGCATCACGGTTCTCTGGTATATGTGATATTTCTCTATAGCATTTGCGCTATAGCTTCTTTCTGTAAGGGTCCGGTTGCACCCGCCGTAGTATTTTCTTCCATTACTTTTTATAGTGTGGTTGAGGCTTTGGTGCAGGCAAGGAAAAATGGTTTTACATTTTCTGCGATAAAAGAAGCATTTTTGTCAAAATTACGATGGATTATTTCATGGCAGGGCTTTTTTGGGGTTCTTGGAGGTGCTGCTATTTTTATGATTTTCCTTTTAATGCCGGTTATTTTCACCGGTTCATGGTCTTCGGTGGAACTTATGTGGAAGGAGAATGTACAACGCTTTTTCCGACCCTTTGACCATATAGAACCTTTGTACACATATTTTAAACACATCC
Proteins encoded in this region:
- a CDS encoding VOC family protein — encoded protein: MKCINIHHVGMWVDNIDEVISFFTDIMGFRLLTRGPRGSIGPGERALIHAGDQQVLELLTEPNVLPRPDFPVHPIGHVVGIPHICLRVTDVPAWRQKLQAHGYAVSEQFPEAGFAHTESGLLRLIFFVGPRGIGFELFEFEEEYPLPC
- a CDS encoding LL-diaminopimelate aminotransferase; this encodes MVKPALRVEKIPPYLFARIDKKKAEARSKGIDLIDFGIGDPDIPTPKNIIEKMKQAVEDPKNHRYPSYEGMLEFRQAVADWYKKRFDVNLDAKDEVLTLIGSKEGIAHMPWAYIESGDIALIPSPGYPVYKIMTLLTGGIPYIMPLREENGFLPVFDEIPEDILHKAKIMFINYPNNPTGAHAGDDFYKKVIKIARKYDILICHDAAYSEIAYDGYKPRSILEFDKDKQFSVEFHSLSKTYCMTGWRIGFAVGNKDAIFNLGKLKTNIDSGVFQAIQYAGIEALTGSQDSVEEIKKTFQRRRDLVVDGLKSVGINVAKPLATFYIWAKVPEGYTSADFCEKLIGETGIVVTPGSGFGDEGEGYFRISITINEERIKEAVKRLKALKF
- a CDS encoding TldD/PmbA family protein codes for the protein MFDNNRVLQSLMEGNGLYGDIFTEERAYTHIQRESSRFEKIEKGMDKGVGLRVITPWKSFFASTNSFETDNLIALAKELNRFTKEKTSVDLKEANPILTHYPFSLSVDPQDVEIQQKLNMVQHAELLARGLEKRIKQVRIVYRDTKQRVTIHNSENECINDERHQVVFNIFLVAEDKGEMQTSYDAIGGFYGFEFFTEARIEEIVTKTAKRLTGLLEAREAPMGMKTVVLASEAGGTMIHEAIGHGLEADLAMEGLSCYKGMLNKKIASPLIHVVDDATVPNMRGTYACDDEGTPSEKTVLVENGILKNYMFDRFHALKYKTRSTGNGRRESFRYKPIPRMSNTMISPGSDDPAQIIASVDDGVYVVKMGGGQVDTVRGDFVFEIQEGYIIEKGSIGPMIKNATLMGNGLKVLQGIDMVGNDLGFGIGTCGKDGQGVPVSDAQPTLRIPEIVVGGK
- a CDS encoding DUF4911 domain-containing protein, whose protein sequence is MERTKRFIINRDGISFFKSILESYEDLGIFSVLDGNRGLIEISYTHYFEDDLRMIIEDMAHYGIVFYEVNDV
- a CDS encoding 2-hydroxyacyl-CoA dehydratase, giving the protein MDKQKTIGFTTTIPVEIIFASGNTPCDLNNVFITDSNPMHYIERAEKDGFPKSMCNWVKGIYGVVMEEHVDTVIAVIEGDCSNTLALSEILRYKGIKVIPFAYPYDRDRKILKREIEKLTKEFSADIEVFTVVDKEIEGVRSNLALIDRMTWHDKVVTGQENHLWLVRASDMLGDYKKYNIMAEEFIKDAQKRKEIKGINIGYIGVPPILLDLYEFCESNGAHVVYNETQRQFALPYSSKNIVKRYLNYTYPYGIFYRIADIQGEIKRRNLKGLIHYVQAFCYRIMEDVILRDMLDIPVITVEGDLPRRLDTRTKLRIEAFIEMLGNR
- a CDS encoding glycosyltransferase family 39 protein, whose amino-acid sequence is MKKDILHPNFPARKWLRQDWQYLGILVLTGMILLFTGLSVRSLWGSEGRWAEIAREMLISGNYFLPTINGQTYFDKPLLSYWAIIPFAINGVVTEVAARMPGVLAGMGTVIITFVIGRRLFGSKTGFISSFLLLTSVMFVLWSRTASAEMINVFAIWLSFWLFTSGAHHGSLVYVIFLYSICAIASFCKGPVAPAVVFSSITFYSVVEALVQARKNGFTFSAIKEAFLSKLRWIISWQGFFGVLGGAAIFMIFLLMPVIFTGSWSSVELMWKENVQRFFRPFDHIEPLYTYFKHIPVFFAPWTFFMLASLLGIRCWKKNIPERLIILLTLAIFIFFTISGSRRSYYILPILPGLALITGKEITDWLTTAREHANQWAVKSAAILTCSILILAGICIIFVFFDNRIPSHVSQLAIGVFAIIAGSTSLMLFCKKIPQKGLIILVSLMFVMELWVFTVGMSVAEKKRTLRPFALNVADYLKNVSDDKIALCQGYDSAFVFYLKRGPLRVLNTVEEIKSFQKMQTDGFLIGDSFFISKFQQSGNLDGTSVVFIEKLDPKKHDDSLALFSLKK